In Rahnella sikkimica, the following are encoded in one genomic region:
- a CDS encoding acyltransferase: MSQKISWIDNLRALACMMVVMIHASTSLVVNFPAIHTAEWTVANLLNSASRVCVPLFFMISGALFFGDKSAQKRHFLRVSLCLLFYSIVSLLYIVTMTKIGFWPSLRLILEKPVFYHLWFFYAIMVVYLLSPLINVKSVSGKYLLIAGILLGVLANPQLPALSWQKVHLLPLDLYISGDTFYYVLYALLGRAISQLDTRKPGVTFTAAAVFVISTLTIAGGTYRQMLINQNFADTFYVYTGPLVFISAMTLFITFKNAFAERILPGFSLISRHSLAIYGFHALIIIGLRGRHLDFPQFPLLNVAYLFICGLGGGLLLAIALGKIDRHNWVS; the protein is encoded by the coding sequence ATGAGCCAAAAAATCAGCTGGATAGATAATCTGCGTGCGCTCGCCTGCATGATGGTGGTGATGATTCACGCCAGTACGTCGCTGGTGGTGAATTTCCCTGCAATACACACGGCGGAATGGACGGTGGCAAACCTGCTGAATTCGGCGTCCCGCGTCTGTGTGCCGCTGTTTTTCATGATTTCCGGTGCGCTGTTTTTTGGTGATAAAAGTGCGCAAAAGCGCCATTTTTTGCGCGTCAGTTTATGCCTGTTGTTCTACAGCATTGTTTCGTTGCTCTACATCGTCACGATGACCAAAATTGGTTTTTGGCCGTCTCTGCGGCTGATTCTCGAAAAGCCGGTGTTTTATCACCTTTGGTTCTTCTACGCGATTATGGTTGTCTACCTGCTTTCCCCGCTGATCAACGTAAAATCCGTCTCCGGGAAATATTTACTGATCGCCGGGATTTTGCTCGGTGTTCTGGCGAACCCGCAGCTTCCGGCGCTCAGCTGGCAGAAAGTCCATCTTCTGCCCCTGGATTTGTACATCAGCGGCGACACGTTTTATTACGTCCTGTATGCCCTGCTGGGGCGCGCTATCAGCCAGCTTGATACCCGAAAACCCGGCGTGACGTTCACCGCCGCTGCCGTTTTTGTTATCAGTACGCTGACGATTGCGGGCGGGACTTACCGGCAGATGCTGATTAACCAGAATTTCGCCGATACTTTTTACGTCTACACCGGCCCGCTGGTGTTTATCTCGGCGATGACGCTGTTTATTACGTTCAAAAATGCATTCGCCGAACGCATTCTGCCAGGATTTTCGCTTATCTCCCGTCATTCACTGGCGATCTACGGCTTTCATGCGCTGATCATCATTGGGTTGCGCGGCCGCCATCTCGATTTCCCCCAATTCCCGCTGCTCAATGTCGCGTACCTGTTTATCTGCGGACTCGGCGGCGGTTTATTACTGGCAATCGCGCTGGGGAAAATAGACCGGCACAATTGGGTGAGTTAA
- a CDS encoding MFS transporter, giving the protein MHNSPNTASLLGRQALLFPLCLVLFEFATYIGNDMIQPGMLAVVANFNAGEEWVPTSMTAYLAGGMFLQWLLGPLSDRRGRRPVMLAGVSFFIVTCLAILFVQNIEQFMVMRFLQGISLCFIGAVGYAAIQESFEESICIKITAMMANVALIAPLLGPLAGAALIHVAPWQLMFVIFAVLAAISLWGLWKSMPETASRLGEKFSMPSLLHDYKLVLKNRQFVCGALAIGFASLPLLTWIAQSPVILISGEGLSTYDYGLLQVPIFGALIIGNVTLARLTGKRSVEYLIKFGAGPMVVGLLIAAAATLFSAHAYLWMTAGLSLYAFGIGVANAGLYRLTLFSSDMSKGTVSAAMGVISMMIFTLGIELAKVAYVEGGAGMFNLFNLLSGLSWLALVVVFLRSRQVVLPPNSVV; this is encoded by the coding sequence ATGCATAATTCTCCAAATACTGCGTCCCTTCTGGGGCGGCAGGCGCTTTTGTTCCCTCTGTGTCTGGTGCTGTTCGAGTTTGCGACCTATATCGGCAACGATATGATCCAGCCGGGCATGCTGGCCGTCGTGGCTAATTTTAATGCCGGGGAAGAATGGGTGCCCACCTCAATGACCGCGTATCTCGCGGGCGGAATGTTCCTGCAATGGCTGCTCGGGCCGCTGTCCGACCGGCGCGGGCGTCGTCCGGTGATGCTTGCGGGCGTCAGCTTTTTCATCGTCACCTGTCTGGCGATTCTGTTCGTGCAGAACATCGAACAATTTATGGTGATGCGTTTCCTTCAGGGTATCAGCCTGTGCTTTATCGGTGCCGTCGGGTACGCCGCGATACAGGAATCCTTTGAGGAATCCATCTGCATCAAGATCACGGCCATGATGGCAAACGTGGCGCTAATTGCGCCGCTGCTGGGCCCGCTGGCCGGTGCGGCGCTGATCCACGTTGCGCCGTGGCAACTGATGTTTGTGATTTTCGCCGTGCTGGCAGCGATTTCGCTGTGGGGATTATGGAAATCCATGCCGGAAACCGCCTCGCGCCTTGGCGAGAAGTTTTCCATGCCGAGCCTGTTGCACGATTACAAACTGGTGCTCAAAAACCGCCAGTTCGTGTGTGGCGCACTGGCAATTGGCTTTGCCAGCCTGCCGCTGCTGACGTGGATTGCGCAGTCGCCGGTGATTTTAATCAGCGGCGAAGGGCTTTCGACCTACGATTACGGTCTGTTGCAGGTGCCGATTTTCGGTGCGCTGATTATCGGTAACGTCACGCTGGCACGCCTGACCGGCAAACGGTCGGTGGAATACCTGATCAAATTCGGCGCAGGTCCGATGGTCGTCGGTCTGCTGATTGCCGCCGCCGCGACGCTTTTCTCCGCCCATGCCTATCTGTGGATGACCGCGGGTCTGAGCCTGTACGCTTTCGGGATTGGTGTGGCGAATGCCGGTTTGTACCGCCTGACGCTGTTCTCCAGCGACATGAGTAAAGGCACCGTTTCCGCGGCGATGGGCGTCATCAGCATGATGATTTTCACGTTAGGGATTGAGCTGGCGAAAGTGGCTTACGTCGAAGGCGGTGCGGGAATGTTTAACCTGTTCAATCTTCTGAGCGGCTTGTCGTGGCTGGCGCTGGTGGTCGTTTTCCTGCGCAGCCGTCAGGTCGTATTGCCGCCGAACAGCGTGGTTTAA